The segment ACCTTCTTCAGCCAACCGGGGAGCCCATTGACTGCTCACCCCCGGCGGTGCTGCAAAAAATACAGCCTCCACTTCCTCTGATAAACGTTCCACATCCAATTCTTTCAGCGTATACGACAAATGGGATAAGTGCGGAAAAATACGTCCCATGGACTCACCTGTCTGGGAAGAAGTAACCAAAGAAGCGATATTTGTATATGGATGATGTTCCAAAATGCGAATAAGCTCTGCACTCCCATACCCCGTTGAACCGATGATCGCTATGTTCATCCCGTTTTTCCCCTCTCTCATGATCCAGTTCGCTCTCTAAAAGATTTGTATCATTATACGATCTAGATAATATTTATGCAACCCCAAGCATAAAAAAAGGCTGTGGTTAAAAACCACAACCTTTTCTCAAATCCTGTCAAACATTGAACGGCACAGGATTACTGTTTCATTAACCATTCAGCCAAGGATGCACGATCCTCCGGTGAGACTCTATTTTGAGCCGGCATCTGGCCACGTCCTTTTTCAATAATCAATTCGATGTCCTCTTTGCTCATATTATCGCCGACACCTTTTAGCTCAGGACCCATATTCCCTTCCAAATTTTGCCCATGGCAACTGGCACAGTAATTTTGGT is part of the Kroppenstedtia pulmonis genome and harbors:
- a CDS encoding c-type cytochrome, whose product is MKTWKWVMASAASLMILAGCGQDTDEGKQGATQEQASGPEKLYQNYCASCHGQNLEGNMGPELKGVGDNMSKEDIELIIEKGRGQMPAQNRVSPEDRASLAEWLMKQ